Proteins found in one Pararge aegeria chromosome 12, ilParAegt1.1, whole genome shotgun sequence genomic segment:
- the LOC120628377 gene encoding uncharacterized protein LOC120628377, translating to MWRHFVFFLVLLCVFNLCEMKKRKMDYPTDKQLTLQRKETTPVDFTRLLVMRVVYGLAKVMGFQEPVSELLNGALVPPGADDDDDFDDDDDDGLFDDY from the coding sequence ATGTGGCGCCACTTTGTGTTCTTCCTTGTTCTACTTTGTGTTTTTAATCTGTGCGAAATGAAGAAAAGGAAAATGGACTATCCCACAGACAAACAACTAACATTGCAAAGGAAAGAGACTACACCCGTGGACTTTACAAGGCTTTTGGTGATGAGAGTTGTGTACGGCTTGGCAAAGGTCATGGGCTTCCAAGAGCCAGTTAGTGAACTTCTGAACGGAGCGCTGGTTCCTCCTggagctgatgatgatgatgacttcgatgatgacgacgacgatGGCTTATTCGACGACTATTGA